From the genome of Vicia villosa cultivar HV-30 ecotype Madison, WI linkage group LG2, Vvil1.0, whole genome shotgun sequence, one region includes:
- the LOC131650472 gene encoding uncharacterized protein LOC131650472, producing the protein MGVLCDLFDYSVVRDILQVPLTEEVVEDRMVWKDDVSGNYSVRSGYRSWRKHQKSGGSIKGGVKWSTLWNIIALNRVKHLLWRIYSDCLPSKVRLIQHHVPCSPICQLCAHNYEDDWHVFVGCSKTLSCWQSTGLTYIISPRLHKFQDLRSFILDICMKEDRYTAGRVAFMLEGLWKNMNDYVWHNEKEDASKLGWLAFHKWKYWFMAQNIREPQLDNREVVTWNPLPIGSFKCNVDAAFNKRVGTTNRGWCMRKDHGNFVSAGTAWDGSTFSVLEAEALALKKAIQSVTMLHNAPTIFESDSQQVVQALSSNTPGSSEFFSIINSIKLLLLDFPNFEVKFIKRKANMVAHTLAKTVNSWSRRWMFDVIPPCSTLYLINENS; encoded by the coding sequence ATGGGAGTTTTATGTGACTTGTTTGATTACTCAGTGGTGCGCGATATTTTACAAGTTCCGTTGACAGAAGAAGTGGTCGAAGACCGTATGGTCTGGAAGGATGATGTTAGCGGTAACTATAGTGTTCGATCGGGATATAGAAGTTGGAGGAAGCATCAAAAAAGTGGTGGCTCGATTAAGGGAGGAGTAAAATGGAGTACTCTCTGGAATATAATAGCTCTGAATCGAGTGAAACATCTTCTTTGGAGGATTTATAGTGATTGTCTCCCATCTAAGGTGCGTCTTATTCAACATCATGTTCCATGTAGTCCCATCTGTCAGCTTTGTGCTCATAATTATGAGGACGATTGGCATGTTTTTGTTGGTTGTTCGAAAACTCTCTCTTGTTGGCAGTCGACAGGTCTTACTTATATCATCTCTCCTCGTCTCCATAAATTCCAGGATCTCAGGTCCTTTATCTTGGATATTTGCATGAAGGAGGATAGGTATACCGCAGGAAGAGTGGCGTTTATGTTGGAAGGGTTATGGAAGAATATGAACGACTACGTTTGGCATAATGAAAAGGAAGATGCATCCAAACTTGGATGGCTAGCATTCCATAAGTGGAAATATTGGTTTATGGCCCAAAATATTCGGGAGCCGCAGTTAGATAACAGAGAAGTGGTTACCTGGAACCCTCTTCCTATTGGTAGCTTCAAATGTAATGTGGATGCCGCTTTCAACAAGCGTGTAGGGACTACGAATCGAGGGTGGTGTATGCGTAAAGACCATGGTAACTTTGTTTCCGCGGGTACGGCTTGGGATGGTAGTACTTTCTCGGTGCTAGAAGCGGAGGCCTTAGCTCTTAAGAAAGCAATTCAATCAGTTACTATGCTTCATAATGCTCCGACGATTTTTGAAAGTGATTCTCAACAGGTGGTCCAAGCCCTTAGCTCTAATACGCCGGGTAGCTCTGAGTTTTTCTCTATTATTAATTCTATTAAGTTATTGCTATTAGACTTCCCcaactttgaggttaagtttatCAAGCGtaaagcgaatatggttgcccatACCTTAGCTAAGACGGTCAATTCTTGGTCTCGACGCTGGATGTTTgatgtaattcctccttgtagtACTCTTTATCTGATTAATGAAAACAGTTAA
- the LOC131650473 gene encoding putative two-component response regulator ARR13 → MNVPNLTRENVASHLQKYRKFLRDVNEKGMIGGISQRALRSRFASSLPMSLIKTMQEKRANKFHTPTFENLQTLSYQTENQNNYFNLFNRFPSRQINNFPYVQKAPNLQYLNQFSLEKSNLEPNIGSNNSIYDQNPIGINSSNSSFFPVKNLLYDGGSSSSSFSSSGGGQGWTTSSTTSSSSFLTRDLNFNDMSLDNKSFKGGNEISPQAEITSCRMKELPISSNESSKKLQGNNGFSNEGSSDRFTRDKESKKSTSTNDLEFDMDIVEALFGTIDD, encoded by the exons ATGAATGTCCCAAACTTGACCAGGGAAAATGTAGCTAGCCACTTAcag AAATATCGCAAATTTCTGCGTGATGTCAATGAGAAAGGAATGATCGGAGGAATATCACAAAGAGCATTAAGATCTAGGTTTGCATCAAGTCTTCCCATGTCATTAATAAAGACTATGCAAGAAAAAAGAGCAAACAAGTTTCACACCCCAACTTTTGAAAATTTGCAAACATTATCATATCAAACCGAAAatcaaaacaattattttaacCTTTTCAATAGATTTCCATCGCGCCAAATTAATAATTTCCCTTATGTACAAAAAGCCCCAAATCttcaatatttgaatcaatttagTCTTGAAAAATCAAATTTGGAACCTAATATTGGTTCGAACAATAGTATCTATGACCAAAATCCAATTGGAATAAACTCTTCGAATAGTTCATTTTTTCCGGTAAAGAATCTATTATATGATGGCGGCTCTAGTTCTAGTAGCTTTTCATCATCTGGAGGTGGACAAGGATGGACTACTTCTTcaacaacttcatcttcaagttTCTTAACAAGAGACTTGAACTTCAATGACATGAGTCTTGATAATAAG TCATTCAAAGGTGGTAATGAAATCTCTCCTCAAGCTGAAATCACATCATGTAGGATGAAAGAGTTACCAATAAGTTCAAATGAAAGTTCTAAAAAG TTGCAAGGAAATAATGGATTTTCAAATGAGGGATCATCTGATAGATTTACAAGAGACAAAGAGTCTAAAAAAAGTACATCAACTAATGATCTG GAATTTGATATGGATATTGTTGAAGCCTTGTTTGGTACTATAGACGACTAA
- the LOC131647279 gene encoding uncharacterized protein LOC131647279 isoform X2: MSRGNQRERYGTLEFDGASSGNPGKSGAGAVLRSGNEVHRFSQGLGTQTNNSAEYKGLILGMKEASNKGIDHLEIRGDSKLVCEQFAGKWKVNNPNLRELRNEALDLKGNFKSVTVQHVPRGSNRDADAQASRGKNLQPGHVEEDYYYN; this comes from the exons ATGAGTCGTGGAAACCAGAGAGAG CGTTACGGAACCCTCGAGTTCGACGGTGCATCTAGTGGAAATCCTGGAAAGTCTGGTGCAGGAGCTGTACTTCGTTCTGGGAATGAG GTCCATCGCTTCAGTCAAGGACTGGGAACTCAAACAAATAATTCTGCTGAGTATAAAGGTTTAATTTTGGGGATGAAAGAAGCCAGTAACAAGGGGATTGATCATCTTGAAATCCGAGGTGATTCTAAGCTTGTTTGCGAACAG TTTGCGGGTAAATGGAAAGTCAACAACCCGAATTTAAGGGAGCTGCGTAATGAGGCTTTGGACTTGAAGGGAAACTTCAAGTCAGTCACTGTCCAACATGTTCCTAGG GGTTCAAACAGAGATGCTGATGCTCAAGCAAGTCGGGGCAAAAATCTTCAAC CTGGCCATGTTGAAGAAGACTATTACTACAACTGA